A window of Tatumella citrea genomic DNA:
AGATGACCTTACGTACTTCAGTTCTGGCTTCACGAGCAAACGCTACCGCAGCCTTCCCTTTCGTGGTCAGCAGAGCAATTGCTCCGGCTACCGCGATAATGACAACCACAGCAAGAGCACGTAAAGGTAAGTTCACATTGCGATAATAGTAATTGCCGGCAACTGCCACAATTATCAGGAGAGCAACGACCACCCACTTAACTGCTTCCAGGCCGCGCCCGCTCCTCTGAGCTTCGGTATTTGCACTCATAAACCAACCTGCCAGAATAATCCAGAAACCATTAAACCCCGCTCGGCGAGGTATCCAAACCAGAAATACTTTACAGCACCTCTGATATCTTACGCCAAACCAGAGCCTGTCTCAGCAATGATTTACACAAAAAAATCACTGATGAGTCAGGTTCTATGTTTCGGCGTGCAAAAAGGGCATCAGATGATGCCCTTTTCATGTATATGCCGTCAAATATTATCGATGATTAAGCGATAACTTTAGCAACAACACCAGCACCTACAGTACGACCACCTTCACGGATTGCGAAACGCAGACCGTCATCCATCGCGATTGGGTGGATCAGGGTAACAACCATTTTGATGTTGTCACCAGGCATTACCATCTCAACGCCTTCTGGCAGTTCGATGGTTCCGGTCACGTCAGTTGTACGGAAGTAGAACTGTGGACGGTAGCCTTTGAAGAACGGAGTATGACGG
This region includes:
- the secE gene encoding preprotein translocase subunit SecE, producing MSANTEAQRSGRGLEAVKWVVVALLIIVAVAGNYYYRNVNLPLRALAVVVIIAVAGAIALLTTKGKAAVAFAREARTEVRKVIWPTRQETLQTTLIVAAVTAVMSLILWGLDGILVRLVSFITGLRF